The Oncorhynchus kisutch isolate 150728-3 linkage group LG20, Okis_V2, whole genome shotgun sequence genome has a segment encoding these proteins:
- the LOC116355534 gene encoding chromatin modification-related protein eaf-1-like isoform X2, producing the protein MAVMIGIAVRVSWFCCLLIGGITCSTSTQLQAQLTEEQQKHLASILQKQLAPMPQAPQKMWYPTQMPQQEKQPATGPQQQTELTTMPQKQQAPMDIPQKQPTAMPQQTWYPAQIQQKQPATIHQQVWHPAQLPQQQKQPATEPQQQKEPAAISQQPQQVLHPALKPQKQPTAMPQQVWYPAQKPQQQNQPAAEPQQQIDLTSMPQPQQMWHPAQFPQEQPVPMRQLQKDLTAIPPQLWHSAQMPQLHKQPAAMLQQVWQLAPIPQQPHDVWYPAKMVQKQRAAATRRQKVLTTMPQQVWYPAQMPQEQKQPATITQQELHPVHLPQQHQEPATIPQQVRYPGQMPQKHLASIPLPQKQPTAMPQQEWHPAQMLQTQLAPMPILQKQPTAILQQAWYPAQMSQQQKQPAPMPQPQKEQATLPPQVWHPAQMPQQQKQPATETRQQIEPTAMPQPPQQVWHPNQFPQEQKQPAPLHLPQKELTAIPQQLWQTAQMPQQHKQPAAMIQQVWHLAQKQPAPMPQQPHDVWYPAKMVQKQQVAALTAMPQTHQQVWHPAQSPQKQPASTPLPQEQPPAVSQQVWYPAQMSQQRKLHTAMPQQQLTAMPQQLWHVAQMTQKQLSPMSQQKHYQSTEDGASGSAQASIVEQSGVIPSYSYSSKSHYENGRAVSSQISYTPREAISVDSGNAPKDGYVSFGALSIYPPLVKDSARKM; encoded by the exons ATGGCCGTGATGATTGGAATCGCTGTCAG agtTTCTTGGTTTTGTTGCCTGCTAATTGGTGGGATAACCTGTTCTACATCAA CTCAATTGCAAGCGCAGCTGACCGAAGAGCAACAGAAACATCTGGCCTCCATCCTGCAAAAGCAACTGGCCCCCATGCCCCAGGCACCTCAGAAAATGTGGTATCCAACTCAAATGCCCCAGCAGGAAAAGCAACCAGCTACTGGGCCTCAGCAGCAGACGGAACTGACCACCATGCCCCAGAAGCAACAGGCTCCAATGGATATACCGCAGAAACAACCAACAGCTATGCCCCAGCAAACATGGTATCCAGCTCAAATACAGCAGAAGCAACCGGCCACCATTcaccagcaagtgtggcatccagctcaattGCCCCAGCAGCAAAAGCAACCAGCTACTGAACCTCAGCAGCAGAAGGAACCGGCCGCCATAAGCCAGCAACCTCAGCAAGTGTTGCATCCAGCTCTAAAGCCgcagaagcaaccgactgccatgccccagcaagtgtggtatCCAGCTCAAAAGCCCCAGCAGCAGAATCAACCCGCCGCTGAACCTCAGCAGCAGATTGATCTGACCTCCATGCCCCAGCCTCAGCAaatgtggcatccagctcaattTCCCCAGGAGCAACCAGTCCCTATGCGTCAACTGCAGAAGGATCTGACCGCCATTCCACCACAACTGTGGCATTCCGCTCAAATGCCCCAGCTGCATAAGCAACCGGCTGCCATGCTTCAGCAAGTGTGGCAACTGGCCCCCATTCCCCAGCAGCCTCATGATGTGTGGTATCCAGCTAAAATGGTCCAGAAGCAACGAGCCGCTGCAACTCGGCGGCAGAAGGTACTGACCACCATGCCTCAGCAAGTGTGGTATCCAGCTCAAATGCCCCAGGAGCAGAAGCAACCGGCCACCATAACGCAGCAAGAGTTGCATCCAGTGCACCTTCCCCAGCAGCATCAGGAACCGGCCACCATACCCCAGCAAGTGAGATATCCAGGTCAAATGCCCCAGAAGCATCTGGCCTCCATTCCTCTGccgcagaagcaaccgaccgccatgccccagcaagagtggcatccagctcaaatgctgCAGACGCAACTGGCCCCAATGCCTATCCTGCAGAAACAACCAACAGCTATACTCCAGCAAGCATGGTATCCAGCTCAAATGTCCCAGCAGCAGAAACAACCAGCCCCAATGCCTCAACCGCAGAAGGAACAGGCCACCCTGCCCCcgcaagtgtggcatccagctcaaatgccaCAGCAGCAAAAGCAACCAGCTACTGAAACTCGGCAGCAAATTGAACCGACCGCCATGCCCCAGCCAcctcagcaagtgtggcatccaaaTCAATTTCCTCAGGAGCAGAAGCAACCAGCCCCTTTGCATCTACCGCAGAAGGAACTGACTGCCATACCCCAACAACTGTGGCAAACGGCTCAAATGCCCCAGCAGCATAAGCAACCGGCTGCCATGattcagcaagtgtggcatctgGCACAGAAGCAACCGGCCCCTATGCCCCAGCAGCCTCACGACGTGTGGTATCCAGCTAAAATGGTCCAGAAGCAACAAGTCGCTGCACTGACCGCCATGCCGCAGACGcatcagcaagtgtggcatccagctcaatcTCCGCAGAAGCAACCGGCATCCACCCCTCTACCGCAGGAGCAGCCGCCCGCCGTATCCCAGCAAGTGTGGTATCCAGCTCAAATGTCCCAGCAGCGGAAGCTACACACTGCCATGCCACAGCAGCAACTGACCGCCATGCCACAGCAATTATGGCATGTAGCTCAAATGACCCAGAAGCAACTGTCCCCAATGTCTCAGCAGAAGCACTACCAAAGCACTGAAGATGGTGCCTCTGGTAGCGCTCAGGCCAGCATCGTTGAACAGTCGGGTGTCATCCCAAGCTATTCCTACAGTTCCAAATCGCACTACGAGAATGGCAGAGCTGTCTCTTCCCAAATCAGCTACACTCCTAGGGAGGCTATTTCTGTTGACAGTGGAAATGCTCCCAAGGACGGTTATGTTAGCTTTGGTGCACTGAGCATATATCCACCACTAGTGAAGGATTCTGCAAG GAAAATGTAA
- the LOC116355534 gene encoding transcription factor SPT20 homolog isoform X1: protein MAVMIGIAVRVSWFCCLLIGGITCSTSSSLRSKGYGKYISPTAQLQAQLTEEQQKHLASILQKQLAPMPQAPQKMWYPTQMPQQEKQPATGPQQQTELTTMPQKQQAPMDIPQKQPTAMPQQTWYPAQIQQKQPATIHQQVWHPAQLPQQQKQPATEPQQQKEPAAISQQPQQVLHPALKPQKQPTAMPQQVWYPAQKPQQQNQPAAEPQQQIDLTSMPQPQQMWHPAQFPQEQPVPMRQLQKDLTAIPPQLWHSAQMPQLHKQPAAMLQQVWQLAPIPQQPHDVWYPAKMVQKQRAAATRRQKVLTTMPQQVWYPAQMPQEQKQPATITQQELHPVHLPQQHQEPATIPQQVRYPGQMPQKHLASIPLPQKQPTAMPQQEWHPAQMLQTQLAPMPILQKQPTAILQQAWYPAQMSQQQKQPAPMPQPQKEQATLPPQVWHPAQMPQQQKQPATETRQQIEPTAMPQPPQQVWHPNQFPQEQKQPAPLHLPQKELTAIPQQLWQTAQMPQQHKQPAAMIQQVWHLAQKQPAPMPQQPHDVWYPAKMVQKQQVAALTAMPQTHQQVWHPAQSPQKQPASTPLPQEQPPAVSQQVWYPAQMSQQRKLHTAMPQQQLTAMPQQLWHVAQMTQKQLSPMSQQKHYQSTEDGASGSAQASIVEQSGVIPSYSYSSKSHYENGRAVSSQISYTPREAISVDSGNAPKDGYVSFGALSIYPPLVKDSARKM, encoded by the exons ATGGCCGTGATGATTGGAATCGCTGTCAG agtTTCTTGGTTTTGTTGCCTGCTAATTGGTGGGATAACCTGTTCTACATCAA GCTCACTTAGGTCTAAAGGATATGGAAAATACATCTCTCCAACAGCTCAATTGCAAGCGCAGCTGACCGAAGAGCAACAGAAACATCTGGCCTCCATCCTGCAAAAGCAACTGGCCCCCATGCCCCAGGCACCTCAGAAAATGTGGTATCCAACTCAAATGCCCCAGCAGGAAAAGCAACCAGCTACTGGGCCTCAGCAGCAGACGGAACTGACCACCATGCCCCAGAAGCAACAGGCTCCAATGGATATACCGCAGAAACAACCAACAGCTATGCCCCAGCAAACATGGTATCCAGCTCAAATACAGCAGAAGCAACCGGCCACCATTcaccagcaagtgtggcatccagctcaattGCCCCAGCAGCAAAAGCAACCAGCTACTGAACCTCAGCAGCAGAAGGAACCGGCCGCCATAAGCCAGCAACCTCAGCAAGTGTTGCATCCAGCTCTAAAGCCgcagaagcaaccgactgccatgccccagcaagtgtggtatCCAGCTCAAAAGCCCCAGCAGCAGAATCAACCCGCCGCTGAACCTCAGCAGCAGATTGATCTGACCTCCATGCCCCAGCCTCAGCAaatgtggcatccagctcaattTCCCCAGGAGCAACCAGTCCCTATGCGTCAACTGCAGAAGGATCTGACCGCCATTCCACCACAACTGTGGCATTCCGCTCAAATGCCCCAGCTGCATAAGCAACCGGCTGCCATGCTTCAGCAAGTGTGGCAACTGGCCCCCATTCCCCAGCAGCCTCATGATGTGTGGTATCCAGCTAAAATGGTCCAGAAGCAACGAGCCGCTGCAACTCGGCGGCAGAAGGTACTGACCACCATGCCTCAGCAAGTGTGGTATCCAGCTCAAATGCCCCAGGAGCAGAAGCAACCGGCCACCATAACGCAGCAAGAGTTGCATCCAGTGCACCTTCCCCAGCAGCATCAGGAACCGGCCACCATACCCCAGCAAGTGAGATATCCAGGTCAAATGCCCCAGAAGCATCTGGCCTCCATTCCTCTGccgcagaagcaaccgaccgccatgccccagcaagagtggcatccagctcaaatgctgCAGACGCAACTGGCCCCAATGCCTATCCTGCAGAAACAACCAACAGCTATACTCCAGCAAGCATGGTATCCAGCTCAAATGTCCCAGCAGCAGAAACAACCAGCCCCAATGCCTCAACCGCAGAAGGAACAGGCCACCCTGCCCCcgcaagtgtggcatccagctcaaatgccaCAGCAGCAAAAGCAACCAGCTACTGAAACTCGGCAGCAAATTGAACCGACCGCCATGCCCCAGCCAcctcagcaagtgtggcatccaaaTCAATTTCCTCAGGAGCAGAAGCAACCAGCCCCTTTGCATCTACCGCAGAAGGAACTGACTGCCATACCCCAACAACTGTGGCAAACGGCTCAAATGCCCCAGCAGCATAAGCAACCGGCTGCCATGattcagcaagtgtggcatctgGCACAGAAGCAACCGGCCCCTATGCCCCAGCAGCCTCACGACGTGTGGTATCCAGCTAAAATGGTCCAGAAGCAACAAGTCGCTGCACTGACCGCCATGCCGCAGACGcatcagcaagtgtggcatccagctcaatcTCCGCAGAAGCAACCGGCATCCACCCCTCTACCGCAGGAGCAGCCGCCCGCCGTATCCCAGCAAGTGTGGTATCCAGCTCAAATGTCCCAGCAGCGGAAGCTACACACTGCCATGCCACAGCAGCAACTGACCGCCATGCCACAGCAATTATGGCATGTAGCTCAAATGACCCAGAAGCAACTGTCCCCAATGTCTCAGCAGAAGCACTACCAAAGCACTGAAGATGGTGCCTCTGGTAGCGCTCAGGCCAGCATCGTTGAACAGTCGGGTGTCATCCCAAGCTATTCCTACAGTTCCAAATCGCACTACGAGAATGGCAGAGCTGTCTCTTCCCAAATCAGCTACACTCCTAGGGAGGCTATTTCTGTTGACAGTGGAAATGCTCCCAAGGACGGTTATGTTAGCTTTGGTGCACTGAGCATATATCCACCACTAGTGAAGGATTCTGCAAG GAAAATGTAA